GTTATAGAAAAAAATGGTACAGATTACTCAATTACTTCATTCGAAAACGTAATTATTTGCAGCTACCAGTTACTGCCCACTAAAGTAATTAAGGAACTTACAAAAAGGTAATGAATTACTTTTACGTTACTTCCCTGCAACTTTTTGGTAACACTGCGCAAGTACAGTGAACAGAACGGGCTGCGCTGGCTCTTTCAGTGCGTCCACTGCAGCCTTTCACACGTTGGCTTCACTAACaattgcttttcaaaattttAGAATGCCATATTCCTTCGTTTTGTTGTGAAGGCATCAGCAGCGACACTGAAGAGTCGTTTGATGTGCGCGCTGGAGGGAAGGGTGGTGTTGTAAATTACGAACATCCTGCGCACACGATTACGCCGCGATGCTCGCGTCTGGGTCCTCTGGGTGAATGAAGTGCAgcgtttcattattgctgcaccTCGGAGAAGACGCTCCCGGTAGGACCAatgaaaaactaaaaaaaaaaaaagatcatccaTAGGCGATTTCCTAACATTAACGTCTGAAGTGGTCATCGCTATCGAAACACTGCAGCGGCGATTGAAATCATCAAACAGGCGGTGTAGCGCGAAGATGAGGAAACAACTGAGCGCTCGAGCTGGGCACGGCGACAGGCGTTCAGTTGTTTACCATGAATTGAGGTGCTGGAATGCTGCGTCGCCTATTACCGCTCGTTCCGTCAATAATGTAAACATATGTTATTGGAAACTAAAAATTAGAGTAAAAAAAATAAGCGATCAATTACAAAACTACCAAAATTGTAACTGATTACAAGTCACAGACTACAAGTAATTAGTTACAttaatttgtaatgtacaaattTGGTTGCATACCACATTGCATATTGGTTACATACCAAGGACGCACATCGTGCCCGTGGTTTACTTAGCCAAACACACGAAGTCCGCACAAAGCTAGGGGTAGGAGCCCAAGAAAACTTCCCTTTAAAATGCGAGCAGATGTTTCACTTAACTGGTCCCTTCACTCGCTACAGCGAAAGCTGGACGGCCACCCCCGTTTGAAAACCAACCGAACTCGCCGCCTAAAAGGCAAAGGAGCACGGGAAGAACCAACGTTGcaagcacaggaaaaaaacaaaactgcCTACGTTGGCGCTGAACCGAATGCTCGCGAGTGGCATCTCATAGGAAAACTGGATTAACAGCAAGCTGCACTTCTCCACTTCAGAATACTCCCATCAGGTGGGTAACCGACGTCCGAAATACATGCGTGCCCCTACCTACCGAAGCGTGCATTCCACCAAGCGGATCGGATAGCAAGGGTAGCCTAATCAGGTGGCGCGATTGCTACAAGGGCAAACTAAAATTAACGTCAGACAACGCGGCTTTTATATCTGCGCTTACTCTTGTTTCTGGCGTCGAAGATAAGTGTTCCTGTGGGAATATGCAACAGGTCGCTTTGGTTGCGAACTTCGCCATCTGGCAGATTACACGACAGCGAAGTTCGGGTTGCACCACGGAGCCTATCGTCTCTCCCCAGACTCGACGCGGATGCTTGGGAGAGGGCGACAGGCGCCGTACATTAAACTTCGCAGTCGGGAGATAAGTGTGGATACGATACAAGTGGCTTCCGCATGACCGAGGTGCTTGAACGGGTGCGTTCTCGAAAACAGCATGTACAAGATAGCATTGCCCTTGGAAATGATCCACGCAGCCGCGCTGACGAGTGCCACACATACCACTCGCTTCCTATATACGTATATTCGCCCCACGCGTGCCATCTAACTACATGTGGGCATTTAGGCATGCAGGTTGTGGCTGTACCTATCCCATTCATATACTTACGGAACGTGCAACCCACGCaggaacatggacacagaagTCAACGAGCCGGTTGTGCGCGAAGATGCAAGGACTGCAGTCACCGCATGCCCTACGCGGAGGTTCAAAGGCAAAGAAAAGCCAGAATCTGCACCAGTCGACAGTGAGCACGATGCCAAAGGAACGGGTAATGAAACCCGTACTCCGAAGTGAGAACATGTGAACGTACTGTGATAAGACTGCACCGCTCAACACCACAATGGCCTTGTTTTCCGATAGAAGTAATTCACACAACACTGTATTTTTTGAAACTGTATTTTCAGTGTGATGGCTTTTCAAACTGTACTTGCAGTGTAATGAGTCTTGAAATAAAATGATAATGAACAGGACACACTTCTACACTTTGAACATATACAACTTCTGAGGTGAAAACTCGTAAAAAACTTCAGATGAGATGACTTGACAGCCTTGTCCAATGCTTCCTTGAAAACTGTGGTGCTCAGCGGCCTTCAACTGAAAGTAAGAAATTTTCAATTGAAAACTGCCACACAGCTGGACAAATACAAGCTATGAAAAAAGACGTACTGTAAGAGGAAATGTCGATTTCATCAGGCAGCTCAGAGATGTTCACATCAAACCGGTCTTGCACTTCATTCAAGGTTTTTGCATCCTGCTCATCCGACACAAATGTCACCGCCAACCCCTTGGTGCCAAAACGTCCAGCTCGAGCCACCTAAACGATAAAAATCTTTTTTTACAGCTGTCACTTGGCAAGTGCGGAGCCAAAAGGCTCCAGAGAGCGTACATACCCTGTGTAGGTAGGTGTCCGAGTCTTCAGGCATATCATAGTTGAACACAATGTTAACTCTCTCAATGTCCATTCCTCGTCCAAACAAGTTTGTGGCAACAAGAATCCGCTTCTGGAAGTCCTTGAACTGCTGGTAGCGCGACAACCTGCACAAATAAATTTTTTCAGCCCATCAGCACTATAGAACTGATTGCATTTGGAAGTGCCACTGTACacaaaaaagcacaaaaaatgCCCACCGGCAAAGTGGAATACAAACCTCTCCTCCTGGGTCATGGCCCGATGGATGGCAATGGCGGGGAAGTTCTGTTCTACCAACAGTTGAGCCAGAGCCATGCAGCGCTGCACTGTTTTGACAAAGATAACCACCTGGTTGAACTCAAGGAGGTCCAGCAGCTCGAACAGCTTGCGGTTCTTTTCATTGTCCTTCAGCTTCACATAGTACTGCTGCAGACCATGCAGTGTCAGCTTGGCCTCATCATCCACGTACACCTCCATTGGctgcattgtaaaaaaaaaaaaagctttagtaGAAGCTCTAGCCTTAGCGCCAGCTGCCTCTCGTGCACGAACAGGCCCTGATAGCTTGAACAGAGGAAATAAGCTTCTGCGCACGAGTAAACTAACTTCAAAATTTGCAGGTCTCAATACTAGCCACATCCACATTGATGAACGATCCCTCTGCAACTTTGAAAAAGGCGCACAGTTATGCTAATTGACATGCACTATTTTGCACATAGAGCTGCTTGCTTGATCGAAACTAAGCCTTTGCagcacaacaaaaacaaaatcgcGGCCTAGTGGCTAGCTACGCTATCAACTACGACCGAAGTATAACTAGGAAGAGCAATATTTAACTAGCGTAAGTAATTATGCGTGCAATATTTTAGTTCCCCCAAAGGTAAACCAgcaccaacaaaagaaaaaaaaagctcaatatCAAAAGCTGCCCGTTCTTATATAGTTTAGCGCCCTCCTGGGGTACCATCCACCCAGAACACGAGTCCTCCGGTGAAGTCCGGGTGTGCAGTCACGCCACAGCCAGCCACCAGCGCAGCTCCAGAGCACGGAGATGGCAGCAGCCAGGAGGCCTCAGACACACAAGCTTTCCGCCGTTGAGATGCTACGATGTCTTCAGTGATCAAATGTCCTGACGCACAGCACTCAGCAGGGCACACGCGTGGCAGCCGCCAGAAAGTCCACATGTGCACGACGACGCTATGCCAGCTAAGCTCTCACACTAACCTCGCACACTTCTTGGACAAATTTGTGTTGAGCGAAACGAAAGATTTTGGGGGGTGTGGGGACCTACCCTATGACGAAGCTCCAAGGACGGACACTAGCTATCCTGAGCAGCAGCACCCGTGGAAGACAGGCAGTGCTTGGAGAGTTGAACGGCAACAGGGGGCACGGGGACATGATGGTTCCATTATGACGATGCATGCGACCTGGCTCGAGCGACGAATGCAATGCTTGCCACCTCTTCAATTGCAACTGCACAACCTGGTAACCTGGCTCTCATTTGTTTCCCGACGTAGAGATGGTAGATTCTAGCAAGATGGTTTGCAGCACTTGAGCATTCCCTCAGTATTATCGAAAACTGTCTAATCCTGAACACGCCTGGCCTTCCGCATAACCTGGCTAATCACCGCAATTTAAGACTTGCTTCCCTTCACGATCTAACTGTGCAAGACGATGACAGCCCACTTTGCAGGAGGACCACCTTGCAGCTGAAGACTCAGCAGTGTGTTGGTAGAAGGATGGGGAGGAATTGTGTGTGGAGGGGGTAATTACGTCTTGCATAAACTTGAGGCAAACAGGTCTGATATCCTTGCTCAGCGTCGCGCTGAACATCATGACTTGCTTCTCATGAGGAGTGCTGCGAAAGATCTCCTGGACATCCCGACGCATGTCTGAAATGGACAGAGGCTGAGCATTAGCATACATGCCAAGATAAAAATGGTAACACACACATTAAACAGTACAGCAGTTAGTAGCAGACAAACCACAGAAAGTTTCCTTGCTCAGATTTCTTGTGCATAGCAGCCATTCCCCCTTGTATCAAATTCACAAGTAGTGCACATGATCCAACTTCACCGACAACACCACAGCCTACGCAGATATGTATTTTTTTAGGTTGCCCTGAGCACACTTTTTGCAAGACAAAATATGCACTTAATCAACAATGATTTACCTTTAGATGCAGAACACAAGCAACAGCAACGCAGAAAAGCAATGGCTGACAGGAACAGTTTTTAGATCAGACTTTATAAGTGACTTTGCTGGTGCAGGTTCCACCTGCATCAGGAACTTGTCTGAATGCATTTGCCCAGAGTAAGTACCTATCTGGTGTCCTGTTAAGTTGCACCTCAAACGTTTCATAATTGTGCCCACTGTACATGGCATCATAGTTTGTTCAAATATGTACAAAAGCTCGTTGAGAGTCTGCAAGTTGTAAAACTTGACATATATAAAACCATAAAGCAAGCCCAAATTCGTAAACTTCACGGACAATTCAGTAGAGCCGGCAAATGTGCACAACTACATGGGATCAAGCCCAAGAGGCGATGAGAGCTCGCAAGCTGGAGAAACAGTGGACATGGAAATATTCAGAATGCATTATTGCACATATGGCAATGCTAGCACGAAGCACAAGAAATGGGTAATTATGTTTTCAAAAGAAAATGATGGTCAGGTGAAGTAGATGCTGCACTTGGCTTGGATGCACAAACTAAAGATATTCCTGTGCAATTATCTGACAGCTTGTCGGCCTTACTTTAAACAATGGAATAGCCATGCTTTTTACTCATTCATATGCTGTCCAAGTCAATTTCCTGACATCTTGGAAACGTGCAGCCATTCGCAGCCCTTGTCCCACAGCCAGCCTTTCAAAACAAGGCCACTCCTGCCAGCACATTACTATAGCAACTCAGCATCTTAAGCAAGAACTTGTGTGCTGAATACGCAAAGTAAGAGCTTTCAACCACTGTACTTTCCGGATCTCGCTCAGACTTTTGGCTGTTCCCTACTCTGAAAATGGGCCTCAAGGGGGCATGTTTTGCAACCGTGGAGGACATCAAAGCAAATGCCACAGCTAAGCTCTGACAGATTCCGAAAGCATTCTGCCGCTGTTTCCAACAATGGCAGGAGCGAtggagcaagtgtgtgtgtgtgtgtgtgcgcgcgcaagGGTCCTACTTCAAAGGTAATTGATTAGGCAAGCATTGCCATAGGTCGTAACGTTAGCTCGCTGAACCACCATTTCGAGAACATTTTGGCTGCCCCTCGTAGTTCTGATGAACTACTTCAAGAATTGCTCAGCTCGTACGCTGCTTGTTGCAACACATCAGTGGGTGCAAGGGCTGCATGTGTTGCAGTTGATGTGATAACGTAGTCATAACTGACAACCAATGCCATCTTCAAAACCATTTAGGATGGAAAAGATATGAACGCCAATAAAGGCAACAGTTATAAAAGAACCAATAATTTTGACAGCAAGGGAAGTGATACTAGCAGCATTTGGCAATCTGCAGCTTTGCTTtaagtaaattatggggttttacgtgcaaaaaccacaatattatgaggcatgccgtggtgggggactctggaaatttggaccacccgaggttctctaacgtgcacctaaatccaagtacagtaaaacctcgttaaaccgtacccgcttaaacagtagctCTGTTTAAAAGTAgcaaagtcaaatccccgactcagtggccattgaacataatgtgtttcgtaaccgcataaaccataccagcttattgcgtacgatCGGTTAAAGCGTAGCGTTTCAACTTTTCGCCGCCCGAACACGGCGGTGCGCCGTCTCCATTTGGCgacccggcagaacaacaagcctcagagatcggaacaatggcctccaaacgccctgtgcgtttgcgcgtgaagccacatcaacatcatttcgacgccgtgccagagaacgttatggcgtcgtgcaagcgaggactcgggTCGTTCTGTagctcagataaaaaagacgccgggtgctcagcacagaagaaaaattagacatcatccgtcctatcgaacgtgacacgaagaagtcggcgccggcacgcaacagggatctgctgttgactgcagtgtgtggcatttggaatgcgaagaagttgctcggcagcgctgctgcgaccgcgatgACATGTCAGCTAccaggttcgacttttcgccatcgttgcctgtgttgttgccgaagtgtcgactagcgacagtgatgaggacgacacggaaagcgacagcacgggcgattctgGTCCACAGTGGCATAAGCtacgcgttacgtcagcctcatgaatgcaatcggcGCGATGAGAACGGGTGCGATAACGTAACTTTATTCCAAatgaaaagtattccaaactccggcacccggcaatgaaaaaggcgcccccgggacttctgcagcactactgtgcGCGTGCACAAACAATATGTAACGCCAACAAGggatctgccatgcgagtgtttgccgagaagagggggctggctgaaaagctggcacgcagcttcagtaagtttgaggccgctgtcgtcttcgtgctaggccgccgcggcatcaaatgaaaatagagtgttttagcagaacgtttttgacggtccggtccgctctcgcgtacccgctcacagttagcggagcggcggacgaagaatcagttttagcggagcgcccggctgcgtccgaaaggcatgtgcttgcttgaagcgccaccttgccgcagaaggtaaaaccgctatgaacataatattcaagttgtaagaattgccgcaataaaataatatatttggaattgctcaagtgtctgaaggcatttcacacaatacattgcattttcatttcttatatgtatatatataatccttacattaacaaagccgttacgctgtgttgtagccaagacaaggttttttgctctttcagtacacctaaaacgtggtccgcataaacaaacgtgcacacatgacatggttctgaaacgggttcatggccacaacctcccgaatagaagaagatcttcgtgtctcctaaagtgtactctaggtttgcgctttacaaatcccgattcaaacgacctcgtggacgggccagcagcactgggggccgccattttgcttcgctagacccgcttgacgcgctcgccgcgctccgctgagaaagctttctagcggagagggggctcccgtccgctcgcccgctcactgctgaacgggtcgcgcatgcgcacttgcgcttccgctagcccgctgagcggagcggaccgtcaaaaacgctctgctaaaacagcctaatAACTTTTGTCGCGCtaagtgaataaatactgaatgtttttttcccctttcatcgcactcttgAGTTCCGTTTtcaacaggtaagtgggcgaATTCATGctattcggttaaacagtactaccgtttagtacgtactttttccgagctccggccaactacggtttaacgaggtttcactgtacaatagtgttttcgcacttcgcccccatcgaaatacggccgccgtggccggcattcgatgccgcaacctcgtgcttagcagccctacACCACTTTCTTTACGTAGCTTTCAGACGAAGTGTTCACAAAAAAAATTGAGAATGATTTCACTCTTGAAATTTAAGGTTTTCTTTTGTTGAATGTGCTTAACCTGCTCTATTGTAAGAGGTAGGGTGAGTGACCActacgaagtgacctgtataacgaatgaatTTGGAGGTCCCAAACACATCGTTATAAAGGCTTTTGGCTGTATGGTGCAGCAGCACGAAAATAAAAATGTCCATAATTGACCGCTATCTGGTGTTATTTTAGACATCAGCTCAAGGCTTTAGTGAGTAGCCATAATACCCTTGACACATGGGCAAGAGTGAAATCCTTTGCAGTAAACTTGTgttactctgaaggaccctttgcagaaaggagttgcgccaaTGGCACACCGCACCACACTAACTTCTTTAGGTGGTTCCTCAGATGAACActgcaataaataaaatgaatagcACCGCTTGTTAGAGCAGCGAGAGGAAACATTTTAAAAAAGCTGTGTATGTAGATTACATTTAGTGATTGTAGAACctaaaaacattttcttttttcattgatgGCTTCTAATGAGCACATTAGTTTAATTTCTTAATGTTCTTGCGTTCTTAGTAGCAATTCAAATTGGCCCAGCAACTATGGAGAGTGTTTCACGTGCATGCTGTGTATTATATTGCTGCCATGGTGTACTGGCCACGTTTCTGTTGTCCTCTTCCATGTTTGTGTTGCAATACGAGTGACGATGCAAGCGTTGCAGTATAGCTACAGTAAATCTATTCGACAAATGGCATTGCTAAAAATTAAAGCActctcacaaagaaaaaaaaaaaatgcttaagaGTCACCGTAATTTTGTGACAGGTTTCCTTCTATTGgcgagttgtgcacgctgtgtgcgagagtaacgCCATTTTCGCTAAGGAACTTTGCCATAAGGAAGACACTGCTTTATCGTGCATCAGagcacttgaacgcctttccaGCAGATGTCCCtttacctaaaggactttagagtgcccaTGTGCCAGGCGTATAAGCCTGCCTTCTGAAAGGCCCAGACCATGTGAAAAATCCAAATAAAATAAGTGCAGGCATTACACGAGGAAATACAGTATCATTTCCTTTATACTAAGTTATAATAGATGGCCAGATGGCAGAGCTTTCTTTGAAGCAAACTATCTTGCATGCTACCAATAGAGTAAAATATAAGTGAATTGCAATACAATAGAACTTGGGAGGCATGACACAGTCGCCCATCATTTTGCGGTTTACCACAAGGAATTGTAGTAGCGGGTCTATTATGGCTATACAAGGGTAAAAACTTGTTGGTAAAAGCACATTCCTGTCCAAAATACCAGCAAGAACTCACCggctaatcccccccccccccccctacgacgCCCACCACTATATTAATGAGCCATGTCTGCTACACGCAACCGAGCCATCGTCCACTGCAAAATCAGCCACCGCACCAATTGAGGGCGGAGTACAGCTGCCGTTTGTTGCCATATTCGCTCCAGATATCGTGTGACATGTCTTCTACAATGCCAACTTCACGAAGCAAGCGACTAATCTGAGCAGCACAACCAGTGATGGCGCTACGCATTTTGACTTAACCTCATCGCCACCAGCTCAGTGACGAAACATGGCCTTAGATATGCGCGTCCCAGTTACGGGCAAAGCCGGCATGTACATATCTTGAAGGCCACAGACAAAAACAGCCCAGTAAACGTGGTCAACATAAGATGGCTACACTGGTGCAGCGTGAAATGCTGCTGTTGCCTTTCCGCACTAGTTCACGCGTGCAGCACTGCTTAGCCAGTCGTTCATGGAAGACGAAGTCTGGTGCTACTTCGCAAAGTGCAAATTCTTACGTGCATAGATTGTTTGCTGACATGCATTTCTCTTGGATCTGAACTGAACAAAACTACgatttgttaaagggacactaaaggttactattaagtcaacgtggactgttgaaataccatcacagaaacctcgaaacgcttgtttcgtaccaaggagagacttattttgagagaaaatgcgttctgaagcgtccgtgtacctctagcgcagttcaaatcgcccaccctccgatcgaggagaactgacatcatggtctcatagtgacggtgcgccatcggtgagtagaacggcgtccgcagacggcgctacggcttctctgcgcaaaacgcaaacgcgcggccagaaacagagccaagacagagccgacagcagagcgaaagcgggagtatggtggctagcggaaggagaaacgaattacgtcccacactACGTCCCACGGCGAGTCCATTTTCGTTAAAATATAGGCtgtggcgagctcgcagcgtggtctgtgagaagtgacgagctttttcgcactcgcaacagggcataaaaaagtgcgaatcgacgcaaaactctacctagaaacgtgcttcgccacagccgacccagatgtcggttcccgcaccgccaccaggcgccgctactatacctcaagctccagcgcaagacgcccataagctggtacttcattctatgaagCAAACTTCAACGCTCGtggcaatggaccctgacaccgacagattgggtcgcgatggtgggctcaacttcagcaaTTTGAGCACCGAcaagcgcgacctgctgctgagtgctcgcactgccggcgtcgttgcgtactacgacggcggcctcgacaccggctctccggagcgggaaagcaacgagggcttcccacgacatcacatggacgtggcattctcgctgcttgctccaaatgaaagtttcgcgagccagcagaaccctcgcagcacgacgcgataacgaaagtactgaaactccaaagcgtgcgcagtgcagagtcgagcgcgcagagtcgagcgaaaacgaaacctttcgaacacccatattactgaagggtaacgtcaaaatgttattttttcttagaatcgaataggcgttgacaagcagcattttttcccgtcttataatcgaatgaaatgatatttttaatacgagtagttgagtattagtaacacaaattatgaggagtcctttcgtcatcgggctagtaccggaatgtcgctggggggtctcaaatcgtgtcatgcatttacctcaatttctcggttactaaagctctgttcgcgattaaattgacgccttagacgttttaaaacattgctctaccactttaacttgagtttctggtaacctttagtgtccctttaagctgccGCGCATTACCACCAGTTATCTCTTTTTTTCCTGTGTAGTTGCGAGCGGCATATGTAAACAAATGCTCGCACAGATGTGTCCACAACGCAAGCATTTTGTACAATGTACACTTTGGTTGAACCATTACAAtgcgttggcaggctagttggtgcggatccataaatacttcgtttagcgcaatacaacggacacaagaaaggcgacaggacaaggcgccttgtcctgtcgcctttcttgtgtccgttgtattgTGCTAAACGAAGTATTTGTTGAACCATTACTTGAACTTGTTTTATTGCACCTGatattggttaaaaaaaaaattacatagcaAGGTTGACGTTTGGCTGGGGCAGTGCCTTCCGGATGGGTCGGTGCACGAACACGATCGGCATCACATCTGGCCGCAGCCTCAGCTTCATGGGTATTTCAAACTCGGCAAGCAGGCGCAAATCATTGTAGCTGTCTAGTGTTACGTGTTCCCATAACATAACAAAAGTGTCAGATGAGAGCCAGTCCTCTTTGCCGACATTCATCTCCCAAGCCTTACTCTAGATGGGCTCCTTGGGGAACCTGTAGTACGATACGGAGCACTCCTTGCTCCGTTAGTGCTCCGTTCGCTCTGGCATCCAACAGCGCTGCATAGGCGCTGCAGTGGCACTGTTTCAGCCACTGCAAGTTGAACAATTCTAATGGCAAGCAGAACAAAGCAAAAGCTTCCTTCTGCATGTGCGTACAGTTGAAACATGGCTTCTTCACCGGAATGTGCATGCTCGCTCAGCAAGCATGCAGCGTATGAAGTCGCAGCTCGC
This Dermacentor albipictus isolate Rhodes 1998 colony chromosome 1, USDA_Dalb.pri_finalv2, whole genome shotgun sequence DNA region includes the following protein-coding sequences:
- the Hel25E gene encoding spliceosome RNA helicase DDX39B isoform X1, yielding MDAIKNEPHAQRNAMADNDLLDYEDEEDQEQTVGETIPEVKKPTGGYVSIHSSGFRDFLLKPELLRAIVDCGFEHPSEVQHECIPQAILGMDILCQAKSGMGKTAVFVLATLQQLDPVEGQVSVLVMCHTRELAFQISKEYERFSKYLPSVRVGVFFGGMNITNDEKVLKSSCPHVVVGTPGRVLALVRSRKLQLKHIKHFVLDECDKMLEQLDMRRDVQEIFRSTPHEKQVMMFSATLSKDIRPVCLKFMQDPMEVYVDDEAKLTLHGLQQYYVKLKDNEKNRKLFELLDLLEFNQVVIFVKTVQRCMALAQLLVEQNFPAIAIHRAMTQEERLSRYQQFKDFQKRILVATNLFGRGMDIERVNIVFNYDMPEDSDTYLHRVARAGRFGTKGLAVTFVSDEQDAKTLNEVQDRFDVNISELPDEIDISSYIEGR
- the Hel25E gene encoding spliceosome RNA helicase DDX39B isoform X2, encoding MSMNEPHAQRNAMADNDLLDYEDEEDQEQTVGETIPEVKKPTGGYVSIHSSGFRDFLLKPELLRAIVDCGFEHPSEVQHECIPQAILGMDILCQAKSGMGKTAVFVLATLQQLDPVEGQVSVLVMCHTRELAFQISKEYERFSKYLPSVRVGVFFGGMNITNDEKVLKSSCPHVVVGTPGRVLALVRSRKLQLKHIKHFVLDECDKMLEQLDMRRDVQEIFRSTPHEKQVMMFSATLSKDIRPVCLKFMQDPMEVYVDDEAKLTLHGLQQYYVKLKDNEKNRKLFELLDLLEFNQVVIFVKTVQRCMALAQLLVEQNFPAIAIHRAMTQEERLSRYQQFKDFQKRILVATNLFGRGMDIERVNIVFNYDMPEDSDTYLHRVARAGRFGTKGLAVTFVSDEQDAKTLNEVQDRFDVNISELPDEIDISSYIEGR
- the Hel25E gene encoding spliceosome RNA helicase DDX39B isoform X3 → MADNDLLDYEDEEDQEQTVGETIPEVKKPTGGYVSIHSSGFRDFLLKPELLRAIVDCGFEHPSEVQHECIPQAILGMDILCQAKSGMGKTAVFVLATLQQLDPVEGQVSVLVMCHTRELAFQISKEYERFSKYLPSVRVGVFFGGMNITNDEKVLKSSCPHVVVGTPGRVLALVRSRKLQLKHIKHFVLDECDKMLEQLDMRRDVQEIFRSTPHEKQVMMFSATLSKDIRPVCLKFMQDPMEVYVDDEAKLTLHGLQQYYVKLKDNEKNRKLFELLDLLEFNQVVIFVKTVQRCMALAQLLVEQNFPAIAIHRAMTQEERLSRYQQFKDFQKRILVATNLFGRGMDIERVNIVFNYDMPEDSDTYLHRVARAGRFGTKGLAVTFVSDEQDAKTLNEVQDRFDVNISELPDEIDISSYIEGR